In one window of Synechococcus sp. M16CYN DNA:
- a CDS encoding asparaginase, translating into MKRLLILTTGGTIAGRGNDSAQLDHYTAGVIAGDELLKAVPQVQELAILQLEQIANVDSADLRLTHWRSLVERIREVFAEDSEVAGVVITHGTNTLEETAWLLQLLIDDPRPIVLVGAMRPATALSADGPLNLLQAVQVALSSAARGQGVLIVMDGQIHCAEAVTKSATQGVGAFTSPGIGPLGWVDDAGVHLLYLVNRRPKPLAQLQLRDEWPQVAIVYGCVEPPAALISALLMAEVQGMVFTGTGSGQLSELEHSSLHSWKGPLPLMLYSNRCGSGLVHNNEYQSRLGLLPAGRLNPQKARVLLMLALIAGFDRSGLAFLLQYSASVVSDFDLI; encoded by the coding sequence ATGAAACGGCTGCTTATACTGACGACGGGCGGAACGATAGCCGGGCGCGGCAACGACAGCGCACAGCTAGACCATTATACCGCTGGCGTGATAGCAGGCGATGAGCTGCTAAAGGCAGTGCCACAAGTGCAAGAGCTAGCAATACTGCAATTAGAGCAAATTGCCAACGTAGACAGTGCCGACTTACGGCTTACACACTGGCGCAGCTTAGTGGAGCGTATTCGCGAAGTTTTTGCTGAGGACTCCGAGGTGGCGGGGGTGGTGATCACTCATGGTACCAATACGCTTGAGGAAACTGCTTGGTTGCTGCAGTTGTTGATCGATGATCCACGTCCGATTGTGTTGGTGGGTGCAATGCGGCCGGCTACAGCGCTTAGTGCTGATGGTCCGCTCAACCTTCTACAAGCCGTACAAGTAGCGCTGAGCTCTGCGGCTCGTGGTCAAGGAGTGCTAATAGTCATGGATGGCCAGATTCACTGTGCTGAAGCTGTTACTAAAAGCGCCACCCAGGGTGTTGGCGCTTTTACAAGTCCCGGTATAGGACCCTTAGGTTGGGTGGATGATGCCGGTGTTCATCTTTTGTATCTTGTTAATCGGCGTCCCAAGCCGTTAGCCCAACTCCAGCTTCGAGATGAATGGCCTCAGGTGGCCATTGTCTATGGGTGTGTTGAACCTCCGGCTGCTTTGATTTCAGCACTTCTCATGGCAGAGGTACAAGGGATGGTGTTCACCGGCACAGGATCAGGACAGCTCTCTGAGTTAGAGCATTCCAGTTTGCATTCCTGGAAAGGACCCTTACCCTTGATGCTCTATTCAAACCGATGCGGTTCCGGGCTCGTTCATAACAATGAGTACCAGTCGCGACTCGGTTTGCTGCCGGCAGGTCGTCTCAACCCCCAGAAAGCACGAGTGCTGCTGATGCTGGCTTTGATTGCAGGATTCGATCGTTCTGGCCTGGCCTTTCTACTTCAATACTCAGCCAGTGTGGTGTCTGATTTTGATTTGATTTAA
- a CDS encoding histidinol-phosphate transaminase, with the protein MSPGDYPAPPLANAAVEQLQPYRAPLEGRRRFLLRLDFNENTMGCSPLVTRAVRNLSAEEIAVYPEYEGLSEAVVKNLLEGGCRAGLKPEQVGLFNGVDAAIHAVFQAYGDRGDQLLTTAPTFGYYNPCAQMQGMTIEAIPYEGHAFSFPWAGIQASLQKQVPRLLLICNPNNPTGTRLDPERVIELASTTPSTLVVVDELYEAFTGDSVLPVASFAITPNLLVLRSLAKTAGLAGLRVGFAIGHSSVIDRISRVTGPYDVNSLAVSAAFAALADQSYVDAYVAEVLRAKDWTLRMLRQACVRYHCDGGNYLLLWPKRPVAEVDADLRAAGILVRSMAGKPLIDGCFRVSIGTTGQMRRFVKAYLHVDP; encoded by the coding sequence GTGTCTCCTGGTGACTACCCCGCCCCGCCTCTGGCAAACGCGGCGGTTGAGCAATTACAACCCTACAGAGCGCCGTTAGAAGGGCGTCGACGGTTCTTGTTGAGACTGGATTTCAACGAGAACACCATGGGTTGTAGTCCGCTGGTGACACGTGCGGTGCGCAATTTGAGTGCTGAGGAGATCGCTGTCTATCCCGAATATGAAGGACTAAGCGAGGCAGTGGTTAAAAATCTGTTGGAGGGTGGTTGTCGCGCTGGGCTGAAGCCTGAGCAGGTAGGCCTATTCAACGGAGTAGACGCAGCCATTCACGCCGTATTTCAGGCCTATGGCGATAGAGGTGATCAACTGCTAACTACAGCGCCCACCTTTGGCTATTACAACCCTTGTGCTCAGATGCAGGGGATGACGATTGAAGCTATTCCTTACGAAGGACATGCATTCTCATTTCCGTGGGCAGGAATCCAAGCATCTTTGCAGAAACAAGTGCCACGGTTGCTGCTGATTTGCAATCCCAATAACCCCACCGGTACGCGTCTAGATCCGGAACGTGTTATAGAGTTGGCGTCAACGACCCCCAGCACTCTAGTCGTAGTTGATGAGTTGTATGAGGCGTTCACTGGCGACAGTGTGTTACCGGTTGCTAGTTTTGCTATCACGCCGAACCTTCTTGTCCTCCGTTCGTTAGCGAAAACTGCCGGGTTAGCAGGGCTCCGCGTCGGCTTTGCTATTGGGCATTCCAGTGTGATCGACCGTATCAGCCGGGTAACCGGTCCTTATGACGTTAACAGTTTAGCGGTGTCTGCAGCGTTCGCCGCATTAGCGGATCAGTCTTATGTAGATGCTTACGTAGCTGAGGTACTGAGGGCAAAGGACTGGACTTTGCGAATGCTGCGGCAGGCGTGCGTGCGTTACCATTGCGACGGCGGCAATTACTTGCTGTTATGGCCAAAGCGGCCGGTAGCGGAAGTGGATGCTGATCTAAGAGCTGCGGGAATCTTGGTACGTTCGATGGCTGGTAAGCCGTTGATTGATGGTTGTTTTCGCGTGAGCATCGGGACGACAGGCCAGATGCGGCGATTCGTCAAAGCCTACCTTCACGTCGACCCATGA